One Candidatus Berkelbacteria bacterium genomic region harbors:
- a CDS encoding VWA domain-containing protein, whose protein sequence is MSHKRAFMPEDRSELSGVPEQPIVPEHTPLLATRSMSEIDANVTGSNEVEKNAERRIWLELWEFRSQLETAAKDTSFKFVFGEGFSFDAISGKITVDPTWYIEHNYTRNQIEFALLHEGMHLQQLGEDPQGYLNQFDDARRRATRRQPNGVEEVDKGVHTVFLRFNNCISDINVNSRVARQVPSYGKDGNRREAVESLYRDKLFKETDYRGKPLTYQFMNALLREVMLPDEPVQVAEKVRELLDKPFECVGQTLTLAQLIEQYFEYPLLGRKSQGWQGTERERWFVMERTLMPRFMELLEDDEKSGALQKYQPKPGDGGIGEGELAPNEKEEASKFAVEEQRNRNRSAEERASDAARSQFQDALASAGFSPEQVKQLNDIRVEVASFLPELTQLWHRLIQKSDIIVTGDRSRRHKYGVTVSVDDAIRQLPTIFTNPSRAEIMEQYEELLKRSDRPKDLIVHLHLDQSGSMDKPKQVAVQRIAYLLATSLENFRLERQIEGVPAMVQCEIWRFGSDAKLALPAVSSSNDRLADIARMVVEVDNNMGGTEDANSLEKSRQLLTPTLKERIAERDATMLVIEITDGETETLERSREIIEALKESGVTVKAIQILEGGLQLDTVSEDKVTAQNLHDKMQSHGTFGNLWGEDGHQLYQLKALKETLFKILLQHIQHV, encoded by the coding sequence GTGAGCCACAAGCGGGCGTTCATGCCTGAAGACAGGTCTGAACTTAGTGGCGTGCCGGAGCAACCGATCGTACCAGAGCACACCCCGCTTCTTGCGACACGCTCTATGTCAGAAATCGATGCGAACGTGACAGGTTCTAATGAGGTTGAGAAAAATGCCGAGCGTCGAATCTGGCTCGAGTTGTGGGAATTTCGGTCACAGCTTGAAACTGCCGCCAAAGACACTTCATTTAAATTTGTTTTTGGCGAGGGATTTTCTTTTGATGCAATCAGTGGCAAGATCACCGTTGATCCAACGTGGTATATTGAGCACAACTACACGCGCAATCAGATTGAATTCGCACTCCTGCACGAAGGCATGCACCTGCAACAGCTAGGCGAGGATCCACAAGGGTATCTAAATCAATTTGACGACGCGAGGCGGCGCGCAACACGTCGTCAACCGAATGGCGTTGAAGAGGTGGACAAAGGTGTCCACACTGTATTTTTGCGATTTAACAACTGCATCTCAGACATTAACGTCAATAGTCGGGTAGCTCGTCAGGTGCCTTCGTATGGCAAGGACGGCAATCGGCGCGAAGCGGTTGAGAGTCTGTACCGTGACAAGCTTTTTAAAGAAACGGACTACCGGGGGAAGCCGCTCACATACCAGTTTATGAACGCACTACTTCGCGAGGTGATGTTGCCAGATGAACCTGTCCAGGTTGCTGAAAAGGTACGGGAGCTACTTGATAAACCGTTTGAATGCGTTGGTCAAACACTCACGCTCGCGCAACTCATAGAGCAATATTTTGAGTACCCGTTACTGGGTCGCAAGAGTCAAGGTTGGCAAGGCACCGAACGCGAGCGTTGGTTTGTAATGGAGAGAACGCTCATGCCCAGGTTTATGGAGTTGTTGGAGGATGATGAGAAATCGGGTGCGCTCCAAAAATACCAACCCAAACCAGGCGACGGTGGTATTGGAGAGGGAGAGCTTGCGCCGAATGAGAAAGAGGAGGCGTCTAAATTTGCGGTTGAGGAGCAACGTAATCGTAATCGTTCGGCCGAGGAACGCGCTTCTGATGCGGCGCGTAGTCAGTTTCAGGATGCGCTCGCTAGTGCGGGGTTCAGTCCAGAACAGGTGAAGCAATTGAACGACATCCGGGTAGAAGTTGCATCATTCCTTCCCGAGTTAACGCAGTTATGGCATCGTCTGATCCAGAAGAGCGATATAATAGTGACCGGCGATCGCTCTCGTAGGCATAAATATGGTGTCACAGTGAGCGTGGATGACGCGATTCGCCAGTTACCAACCATCTTTACAAATCCCAGTCGAGCAGAAATCATGGAGCAGTACGAAGAATTGCTGAAGCGAAGCGACAGGCCGAAGGACCTTATCGTACATCTTCATCTTGACCAATCTGGAAGTATGGACAAGCCGAAACAGGTTGCTGTTCAGCGTATCGCATACCTACTTGCAACATCGCTTGAAAACTTCCGCCTCGAGCGCCAGATCGAAGGCGTCCCTGCCATGGTGCAGTGCGAGATTTGGCGTTTTGGAAGCGATGCAAAATTGGCGTTACCAGCAGTATCTAGCTCGAATGACCGCTTGGCTGACATTGCCCGGATGGTAGTTGAAGTTGATAATAACATGGGAGGCACGGAAGATGCGAATTCTCTTGAGAAAAGCCGACAGCTTTTAACGCCAACACTTAAGGAGCGCATCGCTGAGCGTGATGCCACCATGCTTGTGATCGAAATCACAGATGGTGAGACGGAAACGCTTGAAAGGAGTAGGGAAATTATCGAAGCGCTTAAAGAGTCTGGAGTGACAGTAAAAGCAATCCAGATCCTAGAAGGCGGACTTCAGCTTGATACTGTGTCGGAAGATAAAGTAACAGCGCAAAACCTGCATGATAAAATGCAGAGCCATGGTACGTTCGGCAATCTTTGGGGTGAAGACGGCCATCAACTCTACCAGCTAAAAGCATTGAAGGAGACTCTTTTTAAAATTCTCCTTCAGCACATTCAACATGTTTAG
- a CDS encoding glycosyltransferase family 2 protein, translating into MPKFLVIVPTYNERENLTKLLDALMALPVQELEVLIVDDNSPDGTGQLASMLSQKEARLHVLHRKQKAGLGAAYAAGFAWALESNADGIITLDADFSHNPADVPQLIEKFQAKTIVIGSRYIPGGKIVGWDWQRYVNSYGANIVTKILLGLPVRDSTAGFKLYPRGFLESLDLTTLIATGYAFQVEMLLQGHEKGFRLVEIPITFVDRRVGESKISGELGRSARTILKLASQRRAWREFVKFALVGLFNTIIDWVIFFLALQTPLGSLGQLGKQIGKAFSFCGSVISSYVMNRRWTFRSKNRAVFKQAAKFFLVATLGLGLNNVIFYFASASNWLGLTDIFSLAIATGTVGFWNFFANKYWTFRR; encoded by the coding sequence ATGCCTAAATTTCTCGTGATCGTTCCAACTTACAATGAAAGAGAAAATTTAACAAAACTCCTCGATGCGCTCATGGCGCTTCCCGTCCAAGAGCTAGAAGTTTTAATCGTCGATGATAATTCTCCTGATGGCACGGGTCAGCTGGCCTCTATGCTGAGTCAAAAAGAAGCGCGTCTTCATGTTCTTCATCGCAAGCAAAAAGCCGGCCTTGGCGCGGCGTATGCCGCCGGTTTCGCCTGGGCGCTTGAATCTAATGCCGACGGCATCATTACGCTGGATGCCGATTTTTCACACAATCCCGCTGACGTGCCGCAACTTATAGAGAAGTTTCAAGCGAAAACGATTGTCATTGGCTCGCGCTATATTCCGGGCGGTAAAATTGTCGGCTGGGATTGGCAAAGATATGTTAATTCATACGGCGCCAACATCGTGACGAAAATTCTACTTGGTTTACCGGTGCGCGATTCCACGGCCGGTTTTAAACTTTATCCGCGGGGATTTTTGGAGTCGCTCGATTTAACGACACTGATTGCAACCGGTTATGCTTTTCAGGTCGAGATGCTTTTACAGGGGCACGAAAAAGGTTTTCGACTCGTTGAGATTCCAATCACTTTTGTCGATCGACGGGTTGGCGAGAGTAAAATTTCGGGCGAACTCGGCCGCTCGGCGCGAACCATCCTAAAGCTTGCAAGTCAGCGTCGCGCTTGGCGCGAGTTTGTTAAGTTCGCTTTGGTAGGTCTCTTCAACACCATCATCGATTGGGTGATTTTTTTTCTCGCTCTTCAAACGCCACTCGGTTCGCTTGGGCAACTCGGCAAACAAATCGGCAAAGCGTTTTCCTTTTGCGGCTCAGTGATATCAAGCTACGTTATGAATCGCCGTTGGACATTTCGCTCGAAGAATCGCGCTGTTTTCAAACAAGCGGCAAAGTTTTTTTTAGTTGCTACGCTTGGTTTGGGGCTGAATAATGTGATTTTCTATTTTGCCAGTGCGTCGAATTGGCTTGGCTTGACCGATATTTTTTCGCTGGCGATCGCTACCGGCACTGTCGGCTTTTGGAATTTTTTTGCTAATAAATATTGGACATTTAGGCGCTAA
- a CDS encoding glycosyltransferase family 4 protein, which produces MKKFATLALVSQTLRRDLEDPLKYFKKLKILHFYTDASYGDMREEDFASTPIRYRDSAQLARLLEEAKPDIIQGPEPYASRLALKNAWIVAQYARRTRTPYFFPVFENRPVLEKFGWPVGLFMQTILGVYGRAAAGVINLNLGARANLIAAGVPEHKITRLNWGTWGIDVAEFDSDPKRRSTYPLVFFVGRVSEAKGVPDLLSAWPKILELYPKAKLVIGGPIDPQSPLNAQIKDSPATTFLGPIKNAELPRYFQEAWVTVAPSVTTKTWEEQVGMINLQSLACATPVVTTNSGAIPEYVGENHGAILVPEHAPETITRAVCQFLADAKRRVLAGQRGRRHVVKEYEVKKNVERDEEYVLSLLRKADHEGLK; this is translated from the coding sequence ATGAAAAAGTTCGCAACTTTGGCGCTCGTCAGCCAAACTTTACGCCGCGACTTGGAAGATCCGCTCAAGTATTTTAAGAAGCTCAAAATTTTGCATTTTTACACCGATGCTTCGTATGGCGATATGCGTGAAGAAGATTTTGCCTCGACACCGATTCGATATCGGGATTCAGCGCAACTTGCTCGATTACTTGAAGAGGCGAAGCCCGATATAATCCAGGGCCCAGAGCCGTATGCCTCGCGTTTGGCCTTAAAGAATGCCTGGATAGTCGCTCAATACGCTCGGCGCACTCGCACCCCGTATTTTTTCCCGGTTTTCGAAAATAGGCCAGTTTTAGAAAAATTTGGTTGGCCAGTTGGACTTTTTATGCAGACCATTCTCGGAGTCTACGGACGCGCCGCCGCCGGTGTGATCAATCTTAATCTGGGTGCGCGTGCCAACCTAATTGCCGCCGGTGTGCCCGAACACAAAATCACTCGTCTGAATTGGGGCACTTGGGGCATTGATGTGGCTGAATTTGATTCGGATCCGAAACGCCGTTCTACTTACCCGCTCGTTTTTTTTGTTGGTCGCGTTTCAGAAGCTAAGGGCGTGCCCGATCTGCTTAGCGCCTGGCCGAAGATCTTGGAACTCTATCCGAAAGCCAAACTCGTTATCGGCGGTCCGATTGATCCCCAGAGTCCGCTCAATGCTCAAATTAAAGATAGTCCGGCCACTACCTTTTTAGGGCCGATCAAGAATGCCGAACTGCCTCGATACTTTCAAGAAGCGTGGGTGACGGTCGCGCCATCGGTCACGACTAAGACTTGGGAGGAGCAGGTCGGTATGATTAATTTGCAAAGTTTAGCCTGCGCCACTCCTGTCGTCACGACTAATTCAGGCGCTATTCCAGAATATGTCGGCGAGAATCACGGCGCAATTTTAGTTCCGGAACATGCTCCCGAGACAATTACGCGAGCTGTTTGCCAATTTCTGGCGGACGCGAAACGCCGCGTTCTTGCAGGTCAGCGCGGACGTCGGCACGTTGTTAAAGAATATGAGGTCAAGAAAAACGTTGAACGTGACGAAGAATACGTCTTGTCATTGCTTAGAAAAGCCGATCACGAGGGGCTTAAATGA
- a CDS encoding O-antigen ligase family protein, which translates to MQPTKLTLLTFVAFLTPAYLIRFTLGGIPTTLLELVIWGVFVWVILRSISDDSIRQLWRSRRSWLAPPILFLLGAFVGLILSDDLRRALGLFKGFIFGPILVYLIALLTLRNKNDLERLAMALVVSSTCVALLALILWNQADRALGPYALDANASANYLAFALAPALPLVFTLKKIRPLVRIGIGIIILMGLFISASRAGIVGALLGFAIGVVLSSKQFWRSLFIQRTFVGVITLSLILSWWLVRPEFSRSTDEGGRVTSSNNVRWQLWSATGELVRQAPILGLGLGDFQADFTALTRARVNYLEYIAPHARTPHNLFVGIWLETGLLGLAALLLALVLALRNLFRAVRHTDTRLVAAGLLGSWSVFLAIGLVDMPIWKNDNLIVFWLIIASSLMIRFDARPGAKQGGKS; encoded by the coding sequence ATGCAACCAACTAAGCTTACACTTCTCACGTTCGTGGCGTTTTTGACGCCAGCCTATCTTATTCGTTTTACGCTCGGTGGAATTCCGACGACGTTGCTGGAATTAGTAATTTGGGGCGTTTTCGTTTGGGTGATTTTGCGCTCGATCAGCGATGATTCAATTCGACAGTTGTGGCGCTCGCGCCGATCCTGGTTAGCGCCGCCAATTTTATTCTTACTAGGCGCCTTCGTCGGCCTTATTTTAAGCGATGATCTGCGGCGTGCCCTTGGGCTTTTTAAGGGTTTTATTTTTGGTCCAATCCTTGTTTATCTTATTGCTTTGTTGACCTTGAGAAACAAGAACGATCTCGAGCGCCTAGCCATGGCTCTGGTAGTCTCGAGTACTTGCGTTGCTTTGCTAGCTTTGATTCTCTGGAATCAAGCAGATCGCGCTCTTGGGCCTTATGCGCTCGATGCAAATGCTTCAGCAAACTATCTTGCTTTCGCCCTGGCGCCAGCTCTCCCGCTTGTCTTCACTCTCAAAAAGATTCGACCACTCGTTCGCATCGGTATAGGCATAATTATTTTAATGGGACTTTTCATCAGCGCCTCACGCGCCGGAATTGTTGGCGCTCTCCTCGGTTTCGCGATTGGCGTTGTCTTGAGCTCAAAACAGTTTTGGCGATCGCTTTTTATTCAACGCACGTTCGTAGGAGTAATAACTTTGAGTTTGATTTTAAGTTGGTGGCTGGTGCGTCCGGAATTCTCGCGTTCGACTGATGAAGGCGGCCGGGTTACATCCAGCAATAACGTTCGCTGGCAACTCTGGAGCGCGACCGGCGAACTCGTTAGGCAAGCGCCGATTTTAGGTTTAGGTCTGGGCGATTTTCAAGCTGACTTTACGGCCTTAACCCGCGCGCGCGTGAACTATCTTGAATATATCGCTCCGCATGCTCGCACACCGCATAATTTATTTGTTGGGATTTGGCTCGAAACCGGCTTACTCGGCTTGGCGGCGTTGTTGCTGGCATTGGTCTTGGCGCTTAGAAATTTATTTAGAGCCGTTCGGCACACAGATACCAGGCTTGTAGCGGCTGGTTTGCTTGGAAGCTGGAGCGTCTTTTTGGCGATCGGTCTCGTTGATATGCCGATCTGGAAAAACGATAATTTGATCGTTTTTTGGCTAATTATTGCCAGCTCTTTGATGATCAGATTTGATGCTCGCCCAGGAGCAAAACAGGGCGGAAAAAGCTGA
- a CDS encoding O-antigen ligase family protein, translating to MIWFSSLFGAILTIGMALILNFKGLILLLGLGFALWLARAIFKNPTQGWLAIIFFLPFERIPSLEVGGLTLRINFLLGALTLLALGFQLLTRRRRAQPFIPSWPLLIFLIATGLSVFGARESTRSLFVFGFILFTASFGWLVSQFIRSQEDFKRVIRVLLISAGVVVAFGLYQFLGDAIGLPSSLTGLNQGYTKEVLGFPRIQAFSIEPLYLGNFLLLPISLLASLLLLRVKSYQTLWHWLLFSLMLIVFVLTVSRGAYLGGLAAAGVIFLTLPRFVLAPRFLLAGLGLFILTTLGVYFFLGQGREDALEQFAEHVQIQDFAVGESTQGRLVAFIQAKQAWEEHPWLGIGLGNFGFYVKGYPDPRSLESFDIVNNQYLEILAETGLIGLGAFLAFILLLLARAIVAYRAVKEPLLQAVLLGATAAVVGLLVQYNFFSTLYIIHVWVFIGFLVAISNLILKSHATN from the coding sequence ATGATCTGGTTTTCAAGTCTCTTCGGCGCAATCTTGACAATCGGTATGGCGCTCATCTTAAACTTTAAAGGGTTGATCTTGCTCCTCGGTCTTGGCTTCGCGCTTTGGCTCGCGCGCGCAATCTTCAAAAACCCAACGCAAGGCTGGCTCGCAATTATTTTTTTCCTGCCCTTTGAGCGCATTCCTAGTTTAGAGGTTGGCGGCCTGACCTTACGGATTAATTTTCTTCTCGGCGCTCTGACACTCCTGGCATTGGGCTTTCAATTACTCACTCGCCGCCGACGCGCCCAGCCGTTTATTCCAAGCTGGCCGCTCTTGATCTTTCTGATCGCGACTGGATTAAGCGTCTTCGGCGCGCGCGAGTCCACGCGCTCGCTTTTCGTATTTGGCTTCATTCTTTTTACCGCGAGTTTTGGTTGGTTGGTGAGCCAATTTATCCGCTCACAAGAAGATTTTAAGCGCGTGATCAGAGTCTTGTTAATAAGCGCCGGCGTGGTCGTTGCTTTTGGTCTTTACCAGTTTTTGGGTGACGCAATTGGCTTGCCCAGCTCGCTAACAGGCCTCAATCAAGGCTATACGAAAGAAGTGCTTGGTTTTCCGCGCATCCAGGCTTTTTCGATTGAGCCTTTGTATTTGGGCAACTTTCTCCTTCTTCCGATTAGTCTTCTTGCAAGTTTGCTTTTGCTCCGAGTCAAGAGCTACCAAACACTCTGGCATTGGCTTCTATTCAGTTTGATGTTGATTGTTTTTGTGTTGACCGTTTCGCGCGGCGCCTATCTTGGCGGCCTTGCCGCCGCAGGCGTTATTTTCTTAACTCTGCCACGCTTTGTTTTGGCGCCTCGATTCTTATTAGCTGGTTTAGGCTTGTTCATACTTACTACATTGGGCGTCTATTTTTTTCTTGGTCAGGGGCGAGAAGATGCGCTCGAGCAATTCGCAGAACATGTTCAAATTCAGGATTTTGCGGTCGGCGAATCAACCCAGGGTCGGCTAGTCGCGTTTATTCAGGCAAAGCAAGCCTGGGAAGAGCATCCCTGGCTTGGGATCGGTCTCGGCAATTTTGGTTTCTACGTGAAAGGTTATCCGGATCCGCGCTCTCTCGAGAGTTTCGATATTGTTAATAACCAATATCTTGAGATCTTAGCCGAAACCGGGTTGATTGGTCTGGGCGCTTTTCTTGCTTTCATTCTCCTTCTGCTTGCGCGAGCAATAGTTGCCTACCGCGCTGTGAAAGAGCCGTTATTGCAGGCAGTGCTTCTGGGCGCCACCGCTGCGGTCGTTGGCCTCTTGGTTCAGTATAACTTTTTCTCAACTTTATATATTATCCATGTTTGGGTTTTTATCGGTTTTCTGGTCGCAATCTCAAATCTTATTCTCAAATCTCATGCAACCAACTAA
- a CDS encoding glycosyltransferase family 2 protein, with protein sequence MKTTPELSIVIPAYNEALRLPDTLKKIADYIGKQSWQTEVLVVEDGSQDETPQIVAQLIADYPLPLRLLTLSDNQGKGAAVRRGILAVKGDFLLLTDADNATPIEELGRLWPHRQTAEIIVGSRYLMASRIKRKQPWPRRILSRIGNLLIRAATGLKLSDTQNGFKLFERQAAHDIFKRATIDRWGFDIEILTIASVHGYRILEVPVSWYDAAGSKLRAGRDAWITLRELNRIRRNRQKGLYA encoded by the coding sequence ATGAAAACCACACCGGAGCTTTCGATTGTTATTCCAGCGTATAACGAGGCGCTCCGTCTCCCGGACACGCTTAAAAAAATTGCTGATTATATCGGCAAGCAATCTTGGCAAACAGAAGTTTTAGTGGTGGAAGACGGCAGTCAAGATGAGACGCCGCAAATTGTTGCGCAACTTATTGCTGATTATCCGCTTCCACTCCGACTTTTAACCCTATCCGATAACCAGGGCAAGGGCGCGGCGGTGCGCCGAGGGATACTTGCGGTCAAGGGAGATTTTTTGCTTCTGACTGATGCTGATAACGCCACGCCAATTGAGGAACTCGGCCGCTTATGGCCCCACCGTCAGACTGCTGAAATCATCGTGGGCTCGCGCTATCTCATGGCTTCACGAATCAAGCGCAAACAACCTTGGCCGAGGCGGATTTTAAGTCGCATCGGCAATTTACTAATTCGGGCGGCCACTGGGCTCAAGTTGAGCGATACTCAAAATGGCTTCAAACTCTTTGAGCGTCAGGCGGCCCATGATATTTTTAAGCGAGCTACAATTGATCGGTGGGGATTTGATATTGAAATTCTGACGATTGCCAGCGTTCACGGCTATCGCATTCTGGAAGTGCCAGTTTCTTGGTATGATGCCGCCGGTTCCAAGCTCCGTGCCGGGCGCGATGCCTGGATAACCTTGCGCGAGCTAAATCGCATTCGTCGGAATCGTCAAAAAGGACTTTATGCCTAA
- a CDS encoding glycosyltransferase family 39 protein: MKRTQPWRLALILVPLLALALRLWGLNAAGETWDEIAYYDAAKHYSANVVNGIWEADAWNANREHPPVAKWLYGLVSLRSFQANEVDFKPGRLLSALMGSATILLTILIGWRLYSPKVGVLAGIILACSPLFIALNRVLGLDTPTTLFFTLTVYCFLEALFRPQQNSRWYAAATLALGLALGTRLSNLLLYPLLAMLAIIVLRSDWKRGRRLPELGWLAPLILFPPLIVWASWPWLWEDFRAHLNITFGHWSAVETIFLGVRQLPGASYYLIYYLVTLPALVVILSLYFFARTLLRGRRSDWILFVWIVAVFLFSFYALRQGGIRYLLQLFPAVSIAVASVVGRLMDGLKNQRLAWLLPAIFVSYLALQAGWYQPYQLDYYNEFTGGAGQMAAQKLFQIGWWNEGVEEAVLWLNKNGLADRTVTFAAIPDRSARLLRTDFKRIEPANGDYIVINRARQELIAEYPEQDRYQPIYTVAVRGAILAEVWERR, from the coding sequence ATGAAAAGAACCCAGCCGTGGCGATTAGCGCTTATTCTTGTGCCTCTCTTGGCGCTCGCTTTGCGTTTGTGGGGCCTGAATGCGGCTGGTGAAACTTGGGACGAGATCGCCTATTACGACGCGGCCAAGCATTACTCCGCGAACGTCGTCAACGGGATTTGGGAGGCCGATGCGTGGAACGCCAACCGTGAACATCCGCCAGTCGCCAAATGGCTCTATGGACTCGTGTCTTTGCGGTCTTTTCAAGCAAATGAGGTTGATTTTAAGCCTGGGCGCTTACTTTCGGCCTTAATGGGAAGCGCGACGATTTTGTTAACGATCTTGATCGGTTGGCGTCTTTACAGTCCAAAAGTTGGTGTTTTAGCGGGTATTATTTTGGCTTGTTCGCCGCTTTTTATCGCGTTGAATCGTGTGCTTGGGCTTGATACGCCCACCACTCTTTTCTTCACGTTGACCGTGTATTGCTTTTTGGAAGCGCTTTTCCGTCCACAACAAAATAGCCGTTGGTACGCGGCGGCTACGCTTGCGCTTGGTTTGGCGCTGGGCACGCGCCTTTCCAATCTCTTACTTTATCCGCTTCTAGCCATGCTGGCGATCATCGTGCTTAGGTCAGACTGGAAGCGTGGTCGGCGGCTCCCAGAGCTTGGGTGGTTGGCGCCTTTGATCTTATTCCCGCCGCTCATCGTCTGGGCAAGCTGGCCGTGGCTTTGGGAAGATTTTCGCGCTCATTTGAATATCACCTTTGGGCATTGGTCGGCAGTTGAGACGATTTTTTTGGGCGTTCGCCAACTGCCTGGAGCAAGTTACTATCTGATTTATTATCTTGTTACCTTACCCGCCTTGGTTGTTATTTTGAGTCTTTATTTTTTCGCTCGAACGCTACTGCGCGGTCGCCGCTCGGATTGGATCTTGTTTGTCTGGATTGTGGCGGTTTTTCTTTTTTCGTTTTATGCCCTGCGTCAGGGCGGGATTCGCTATCTCCTACAACTCTTTCCGGCCGTCTCAATCGCGGTCGCGAGCGTAGTCGGCAGACTTATGGATGGGCTTAAAAATCAGCGGCTGGCTTGGCTTCTCCCTGCTATTTTTGTCAGTTATCTGGCGCTTCAAGCGGGGTGGTATCAGCCGTATCAGCTTGATTATTACAACGAATTTACGGGCGGCGCAGGTCAGATGGCGGCCCAAAAACTCTTTCAAATTGGTTGGTGGAATGAGGGCGTAGAAGAAGCTGTGCTTTGGTTGAATAAGAATGGTTTAGCCGATCGAACCGTGACTTTTGCCGCGATTCCTGATCGTTCGGCGCGCTTGCTCCGAACGGATTTCAAACGAATTGAGCCGGCGAATGGGGATTATATCGTTATCAATCGGGCGCGCCAAGAATTGATCGCCGAATATCCAGAGCAGGATCGTTACCAGCCAATTTATACTGTTGCTGTTCGAGGCGCAATTTTGGCCGAAGTTTGGGAGCGGCGATGA
- a CDS encoding glycosyltransferase family 4 protein: MRLILDARFWRKETGGIGRYSRELLSELLKLKTDDEFHVLIRPMSQSEFFLKDPRLTVHQVDIGHYTYAEQFALPRVIANLQPDLVHFLNFNQPLGYRGRRVTTVHDLTMQQFPAGRTQHNLFRRWALQAVMRHAALSDRVVAISRATKIDLVKNFPVDPERIQVIYEGADRRFRSYANQELAAFRERVKLTKPYLLFVNQWRPHKGLPELLRAFEILKSRYHLPHQLVIAGQPNRLFPELAAAIERSPARAEIVTPGFIADDELPFYYAAAGAFVFPSHYEGFGLPVLEALQSGAPVVCSNVSSLPEVAGEAALMVPPKDSVALAETIHRILTDKKLAADLSARGRKQAQKFSWAKMAQETYELYKLVQDDRV; the protein is encoded by the coding sequence ATGAGGCTAATTCTTGATGCGCGTTTTTGGCGCAAGGAAACGGGCGGAATCGGTCGCTACAGCCGGGAGCTTTTATCCGAGCTCCTCAAGCTTAAGACCGACGATGAGTTTCATGTTTTGATTCGACCGATGAGTCAGTCAGAATTCTTCTTAAAAGATCCCCGCCTGACGGTTCATCAAGTTGATATTGGTCACTACACTTATGCTGAACAGTTTGCATTGCCTCGAGTAATAGCCAACCTTCAGCCTGATTTGGTGCATTTTTTAAACTTTAACCAGCCGCTCGGTTATCGCGGCCGGCGAGTCACCACCGTTCACGATTTAACAATGCAGCAGTTTCCGGCCGGTCGGACGCAGCATAATCTGTTCCGCCGCTGGGCGCTCCAGGCGGTGATGCGTCACGCCGCTCTTTCCGATCGAGTCGTGGCAATTTCGCGGGCGACCAAAATCGATCTGGTTAAAAACTTTCCGGTTGATCCGGAGCGGATTCAGGTTATTTATGAAGGCGCCGATCGTCGTTTTCGGTCTTATGCCAATCAGGAGTTGGCGGCCTTTCGCGAGCGCGTCAAACTCACCAAACCCTACCTGTTGTTTGTTAATCAGTGGCGGCCGCACAAGGGTTTGCCCGAGCTGCTGCGCGCTTTTGAAATTTTGAAATCAAGATATCATTTGCCTCATCAACTGGTGATTGCCGGTCAACCCAACCGGCTCTTCCCCGAATTGGCGGCGGCAATTGAACGCTCGCCGGCCCGGGCCGAAATTGTCACGCCGGGATTTATCGCCGATGACGAGTTGCCGTTTTACTACGCCGCCGCTGGCGCCTTTGTCTTTCCCAGTCACTATGAAGGCTTCGGGTTGCCGGTTTTAGAGGCATTGCAGTCCGGCGCGCCGGTCGTTTGTAGCAACGTCTCTTCTCTCCCCGAAGTCGCGGGTGAGGCGGCTCTCATGGTGCCACCCAAGGATTCAGTTGCGCTGGCCGAGACCATCCATCGGATCTTGACCGATAAAAAACTCGCGGCTGACCTCTCCGCTCGCGGCCGCAAACAGGCGCAAAAATTTAGTTGGGCCAAAATGGCGCAAGAAACGTATGAGTTGTATAAATTAGTTCAAGACGATAGAGTATAG